One region of Magnetococcus sp. PR-3 genomic DNA includes:
- a CDS encoding amylosucrase: MSREAWYSAQSATTLERLLPRIETRFAERMDPNDWAGLVQRLHTHFDHLFNNYYRLYGQRYDFFYHLEELLYSTIESWLSRPEALKGLDAIREQDSNWFDSNRMVGAMAYVDLLAGDLQGVVKRIPYLKELSISYLHLMPLFRTPEGDDDGGYAVSSYREVDPSLGTMEQLAELAEELRRNGISLAVDFILNHTADDHPWAISAKQGDITFQNYYRLFPDREEPDAFEAHTQSIFPDEHPGCFTYSNRMKKWVWTTFHNYQWDLNYENPEVFNAMAGEMIFLANIGAELLRFDATPFLWKRKGTDCQNQPEVHWIIQAFNGVARIAAPTLVFKSEAIVHPDDVSKFLSPQECQLSYNPQLMALVWETLATRDTRLMRQALGHRFITPADCAWVNYLRCHDDIGWAFADDDMAAVDIDIHGHRHFLTQFYTGRFENTFARGQPFQENPNTGDARVSGTLASLCGLEKALFEQNQDEVDLAIRRILMLHGVILTIGGIPLLYLGDELGMINDYSYNQDPEKDGDSRWLHRLPFNEQAADQRHDLETVPGQIFSGLQRLIQIRLQNLAFTRAETEVVDLENTHVLGFFRQHMEHSALVLANFSEKPQKIDASRLRQLGLKKTFTDLVSGHFIVATSELMLEPYQIVILMVAR, from the coding sequence ATGTCCCGTGAAGCATGGTACAGCGCACAAAGTGCCACAACCTTGGAACGACTGCTTCCACGTATTGAAACACGTTTTGCCGAACGTATGGATCCCAATGATTGGGCCGGCTTGGTGCAGCGCCTACATACCCATTTTGACCATCTTTTTAATAACTACTACCGTCTTTACGGTCAGCGTTATGATTTTTTCTACCATCTCGAAGAGCTGCTCTACAGTACCATTGAAAGCTGGTTAAGCCGACCAGAGGCGTTAAAAGGGTTGGATGCCATCCGCGAACAGGACTCCAATTGGTTTGACTCCAACCGCATGGTTGGTGCCATGGCCTATGTGGATCTGCTTGCAGGTGATCTACAGGGTGTGGTGAAGCGTATTCCCTATCTCAAAGAGCTTTCCATCTCCTATTTGCACCTTATGCCCCTATTCCGTACACCCGAAGGGGATGATGATGGTGGTTACGCCGTCAGCAGTTATCGGGAGGTCGACCCCAGTTTAGGCACCATGGAACAGCTGGCAGAACTGGCTGAAGAGCTGCGTCGTAACGGTATCAGCCTGGCTGTGGATTTTATCCTCAACCACACAGCAGATGACCATCCTTGGGCAATATCTGCCAAACAGGGTGATATTACCTTCCAAAATTATTACCGACTTTTCCCTGACCGGGAAGAGCCCGATGCCTTTGAAGCTCACACCCAATCCATTTTTCCTGATGAACATCCCGGCTGCTTTACCTATAGCAACCGTATGAAGAAGTGGGTTTGGACCACCTTTCATAACTACCAGTGGGATCTAAACTACGAAAACCCCGAAGTTTTTAATGCCATGGCTGGAGAGATGATATTTTTGGCCAATATTGGAGCAGAACTGCTGCGCTTTGATGCCACACCGTTTTTATGGAAGCGTAAGGGAACCGATTGTCAGAACCAGCCGGAAGTACACTGGATTATCCAAGCCTTTAATGGTGTCGCCCGTATTGCCGCGCCCACCTTGGTCTTTAAATCTGAAGCCATTGTACACCCCGATGATGTCTCCAAATTTCTCAGCCCCCAAGAGTGCCAGCTCTCCTACAACCCCCAGCTCATGGCACTGGTGTGGGAAACACTGGCCACCCGCGATACCCGCTTGATGCGGCAAGCCCTGGGACACCGCTTTATTACCCCTGCAGATTGTGCCTGGGTCAATTATCTTCGGTGTCATGATGATATCGGCTGGGCTTTTGCGGATGATGATATGGCCGCTGTGGATATTGATATCCACGGACATCGCCATTTTCTCACCCAGTTTTATACCGGCCGGTTTGAAAACACCTTTGCCCGGGGTCAACCCTTCCAAGAGAACCCCAATACAGGTGATGCCCGCGTCTCCGGCACCTTGGCGTCACTCTGTGGGTTGGAAAAAGCCCTTTTTGAACAGAACCAGGATGAGGTGGATCTGGCCATTCGGCGTATCTTAATGCTGCATGGCGTGATCTTGACCATTGGTGGTATTCCCCTGCTCTACCTGGGGGATGAATTGGGCATGATCAACGACTATAGCTATAACCAGGATCCGGAAAAAGATGGGGATAGCCGCTGGCTGCATCGCCTACCCTTTAATGAACAAGCGGCCGATCAACGTCATGATCTGGAGACCGTACCGGGACAGATTTTCTCCGGCTTACAGCGGCTGATCCAGATCCGTTTACAAAATTTGGCGTTTACCCGTGCTGAGACCGAAGTAGTTGATCTGGAAAATACCCATGTCTTGGGCTTTTTTCGCCAGCATATGGAGCACTCTGCCCTGGTCTTGGCCAATTTTAGTGAAAAACCCCAAAAGATTGATGCCAGCCGCTTACGTCAATTGGGGTTGAAAAAAACCTTTACCGATCTGGTTTCTGGTCACTTTATTGTCGCAACCAGTGAGTTGATGTTAGAACCTTATCAGATTGTTATCCTTATGGTCGCCCGTTAA